From the Xiphophorus maculatus strain JP 163 A chromosome 20, X_maculatus-5.0-male, whole genome shotgun sequence genome, one window contains:
- the rsg1 gene encoding REM2- and Rab-like small GTPase 1 codes for MMARVTPGAFIVPDWHRCKDSKEYFNKIIQKKNRKNFGLLESPVMPPHAAVDTLDYKVFISGKSGVGKTALAARLAGLNIPSVHHETTGIQTTVVYWPVKLRENGRVLFFRLQLWDCGENALRRFDHLLPSCKEQVDAVLFLFSFTDRTSFQDLSNQMTKWTESTDCLVKVVVGTKFDLFMHCDVAERDVRKFQETWRLPVFHSGGEVSDRLGDVAPILNCLAENLWHQDCVRAGAAGRQQQHKTRTLP; via the exons ATGATGGCAAGAGTTACTCCTGGAGCATTTATTGTCCCTGACTGGCATCGATGTAAAGATAGCAAAGAATACTTCaacaaaattatacaaaagAAGAATCGGAAGAATTTTG GTCTGTTGGAGTCTCCTGTGATGCCCCCACATGCAGCCGTGGATACACTTGATTATAAGGTTTTCATCTCTGGTAAGAGTGGAGTTGGGAAAACAGCTCTCGCTGCACGCCTTGCTGGTCTAAATATTCCTAGTGTGCACCATGAAACTACAG GGATTCAGACGACagtggtgtactggcctgtgaAACTGAGGGAAAATGGCAGAGTGCTTTTCTTCCGTCTGCAGTTGTGGGACTGTGGAGAGAATGCCTTACGCAGATTTGACCATTTGCTTCCA TCCTGTAAGGAACAGGTGGACGCTgtcctcttccttttttccttcacCGACAGGACATCCTTCCAAGATTTGTCAAATCAAATGACTAAATGGACCGAGTCAACAGACTGTCTTGTCAAAGTGGTGGTTGGTACAAA GTTTGACCTCTTCATGCACTGCGATGTGGCAGAGAGAGATGTCAGGAAGTTCCAGGAGACATGGAGGTTACCGGTGTTCCACTCAGGTGGGGAGGTCAGCGATAGGCTGGGTGACGTAGCCCCCATACTCAACTGTCTCGCCGAGAACCTGTGGCATCAGGACTGTGTTagagctggagcagctggtcgGCAACAGCAGCACAAGACAAGGACTCTACCTTAA
- the LOC102222591 gene encoding rho guanine nucleotide exchange factor 19-like isoform X4, whose product MASFNVRADGMYGFKNDAADNLEPDLEQGNESHIGFSNLENNFHGSGDNADLPEDYSLDVSSALKRTKQEQAWDLLSPLLDLHTCPESQKDDSSLPDEGNLEEGEASSDEELQSVTFQSKYINICPLYQDYSLQAIGDGIQRLKSGLLSDLGKSESVYAFFHGRRSALRRHSHFGVVSPHQSADSISTESCSNGRAFTLSIAKRLEFEDPSPTQPPSIRLTSCTLWQDLEEVKASGLPNILTPKEIDLQESMFELIVSEVSYLKSLGVLVNHFYASKVLKKTMSTMEHHTLFCNIRHVMEANTKFLLDLEARLGESLTIFQVGDIVLQHCGTFKRHYVPYVINMTYQESLVNQLMQQNKNFVYVLKKLERDPVCQKQGLKSFLILPFQRITRIKLLLESILKLTEPDSEAASNLSKAIKGIHEIVLECDQKVEKMKRLEELIRLETLMDFDDIKLVPLVKSTRFLVLHGPLDTVVTYGSKLSTVRIYLHLFNDLLIISSKKYERFAVLDYAVFPEHVTVLANKVLGLPVDSFLLNLSQSQIGPPTAIILIASKSFEKEVWIKALSNK is encoded by the exons ATGGCTTCTTTTAATGTCCGAGCAGACGGCATGTATGGCTTTAAAAACGACGCTGCAGACAATCTGGAGCCTGATTTGGAGCAAGGCAATGAAAGTCATATTGGGTTTTCTAATCTGGAAAATAACTTTCATGGAAGTGGTGACAACGCAGACCTTCCTGAGGATTACAG TCTAGATGTGTCTTCAGCTCTGAAACGCACCAAACAGGAACAGGCGTGGGATTTGCTGAGTCCTTTATTAGACCTACACACTTGCCCTGAATCTCAAAAGGATGATTCATCTTTACCTGACGAGGGGAATCTGGAAGAAGG GGAAGCAAGTTCAGATGAGGAATTGCAGAGTGTGACATTCCAGTCAAAGTACATCAATATTT gccCTTTGTATCAGGACTACTCCCTGCAGGCTATCGGAGACGGGATTCAAAGACTCAAAAGCGGGCTTTTGTCAGACCTGGGCAAATCTGAGTCCGTTTATg CTTTTTTTCACGGTCGGCGGTCTGCTTTGAGACGCCACAGCCACTTTGGAGTAGTATCCCCTCATCAGTCTGCTGATTCAATCTCAACCGAGTCTTGTTCTAATGGACGAGCTTTTACCTTAAGCATCGCAAAGCGTTTGGAGTTTGAGGATCCATCCCCAACTCAACCACCCAGTATTAGATTGACTTCTTGCACACTCTGGCAAGACTTGGAAGAGGTGAAAGCTTCTGGTCTGCCCAACATCTTGACACCCAAAGAGATTGACCTTCAGGAG TCCATGTTTGAGCTGATCGTCTCTGAAGTGTCTTACTTGAAGAGTCTCGGCGTCCTTGTCAACCATTTCTACGCATCTAAGGTGCTGAAGAAGACGATGTCCACAATGGAGCATCATACTTTGTTTTGCAACATCCGACATGTGATGGAAGCAAATACAAA ATTCCTTCTGGATCTGGAAGCTCGACTGGGAGAGAGCCTGACCATATTTCAAGTTGGTGACATTGTGCTGCAACACTGTGGAACCTTTAAGCGACACTATGTCCCATATGTGATCAACATGACGTATCAGGAGTCACTTGTCAACCAGCTGAT gcagcaaaacaaaaactttgtgtATGTTCTGAAGAAGCTTGAAAGGGACCCGGTTTGTCAAAAACAAGGACTGAAATCATTCCTGATTCTCCCATTTCAGAGAATAACGCGTATTAAACTTCTACTGGAG AGCATCTTAAAATTGACCGAGCCAGATTCTGAAGCAGCTTCAAATCTCTCAAAGGCCATAAAAGGCATCCATGAG ATTGTGTTGGAGTGTGACCAGAAGGTGGAAAAGATGAAACGCTTGGAGGAACTGATCCGCCTGGAAACGTTGATGGACTTTGATGACATTAAG TTGGTTCCTCTGGTGAAAAGCACACGCTTTCTGGTCCTCCACGGACCCCTGGACACTGTGGTGACCTATGGGTCAAAACTGTCAACAGTCAGGATCTACCTCCACCTCTTCAATGACCTCTTGATCATCTCCTCAAAAAA GTATGAACGCTTCGCTGTGCTGGATTATGCCGTCTTCCCTGAACATGTAACTGTGTTGGCGAATAAAGTTCTGGGACTTCCTGTGGATTCTTTCCTATTAAATCTGTCTCAGAGTCAGATAGGACCGCCAACTGCCATTATATTGATTGCAAGTAAAAG CTTTGAGAAAGAAGTATGGATAAAAGCACTTTCTAACAAGTGA
- the LOC102222591 gene encoding rho guanine nucleotide exchange factor 19-like isoform X1, producing the protein MASFNVRADGMYGFKNDAADNLEPDLEQGNESHIGFSNLENNFHGSGDNADLPEDYSLDVSSALKRTKQEQAWDLLSPLLDLHTCPESQKDDSSLPDEGNLEEGEASSDEELQSVTFQSKYINICPLYQDYSLQAIGDGIQRLKSGLLSDLGKSESVYGLFSYLRASNHLESESSFLTPVSTSPTSPAFFHGRRSALRRHSHFGVVSPHQSADSISTESCSNGRAFTLSIAKRLEFEDPSPTQPPSIRLTSCTLWQDLEEVKASGLPNILTPKEIDLQESMFELIVSEVSYLKSLGVLVNHFYASKVLKKTMSTMEHHTLFCNIRHVMEANTKFLLDLEARLGESLTIFQVGDIVLQHCGTFKRHYVPYVINMTYQESLVNQLMQQNKNFVYVLKKLERDPVCQKQGLKSFLILPFQRITRIKLLLESILKLTEPDSEAASNLSKAIKGIHEIVLECDQKVEKMKRLEELIRLETLMDFDDIKLVPLVKSTRFLVLHGPLDTVVTYGSKLSTVRIYLHLFNDLLIISSKKYERFAVLDYAVFPEHVTVLANKVLGLPVDSFLLNLSQSQIGPPTAIILIASKSFEKEVWIKALSNK; encoded by the exons ATGGCTTCTTTTAATGTCCGAGCAGACGGCATGTATGGCTTTAAAAACGACGCTGCAGACAATCTGGAGCCTGATTTGGAGCAAGGCAATGAAAGTCATATTGGGTTTTCTAATCTGGAAAATAACTTTCATGGAAGTGGTGACAACGCAGACCTTCCTGAGGATTACAG TCTAGATGTGTCTTCAGCTCTGAAACGCACCAAACAGGAACAGGCGTGGGATTTGCTGAGTCCTTTATTAGACCTACACACTTGCCCTGAATCTCAAAAGGATGATTCATCTTTACCTGACGAGGGGAATCTGGAAGAAGG GGAAGCAAGTTCAGATGAGGAATTGCAGAGTGTGACATTCCAGTCAAAGTACATCAATATTT gccCTTTGTATCAGGACTACTCCCTGCAGGCTATCGGAGACGGGATTCAAAGACTCAAAAGCGGGCTTTTGTCAGACCTGGGCAAATCTGAGTCCGTTTATggtctgttttcatatttgaggGCTAGCAACCATTTAGAGAGCGAGTCTTCTTTTCTGACCCCTGTCTCGACTTCACCTACATCTCCAGCTTTTTTTCACGGTCGGCGGTCTGCTTTGAGACGCCACAGCCACTTTGGAGTAGTATCCCCTCATCAGTCTGCTGATTCAATCTCAACCGAGTCTTGTTCTAATGGACGAGCTTTTACCTTAAGCATCGCAAAGCGTTTGGAGTTTGAGGATCCATCCCCAACTCAACCACCCAGTATTAGATTGACTTCTTGCACACTCTGGCAAGACTTGGAAGAGGTGAAAGCTTCTGGTCTGCCCAACATCTTGACACCCAAAGAGATTGACCTTCAGGAG TCCATGTTTGAGCTGATCGTCTCTGAAGTGTCTTACTTGAAGAGTCTCGGCGTCCTTGTCAACCATTTCTACGCATCTAAGGTGCTGAAGAAGACGATGTCCACAATGGAGCATCATACTTTGTTTTGCAACATCCGACATGTGATGGAAGCAAATACAAA ATTCCTTCTGGATCTGGAAGCTCGACTGGGAGAGAGCCTGACCATATTTCAAGTTGGTGACATTGTGCTGCAACACTGTGGAACCTTTAAGCGACACTATGTCCCATATGTGATCAACATGACGTATCAGGAGTCACTTGTCAACCAGCTGAT gcagcaaaacaaaaactttgtgtATGTTCTGAAGAAGCTTGAAAGGGACCCGGTTTGTCAAAAACAAGGACTGAAATCATTCCTGATTCTCCCATTTCAGAGAATAACGCGTATTAAACTTCTACTGGAG AGCATCTTAAAATTGACCGAGCCAGATTCTGAAGCAGCTTCAAATCTCTCAAAGGCCATAAAAGGCATCCATGAG ATTGTGTTGGAGTGTGACCAGAAGGTGGAAAAGATGAAACGCTTGGAGGAACTGATCCGCCTGGAAACGTTGATGGACTTTGATGACATTAAG TTGGTTCCTCTGGTGAAAAGCACACGCTTTCTGGTCCTCCACGGACCCCTGGACACTGTGGTGACCTATGGGTCAAAACTGTCAACAGTCAGGATCTACCTCCACCTCTTCAATGACCTCTTGATCATCTCCTCAAAAAA GTATGAACGCTTCGCTGTGCTGGATTATGCCGTCTTCCCTGAACATGTAACTGTGTTGGCGAATAAAGTTCTGGGACTTCCTGTGGATTCTTTCCTATTAAATCTGTCTCAGAGTCAGATAGGACCGCCAACTGCCATTATATTGATTGCAAGTAAAAG CTTTGAGAAAGAAGTATGGATAAAAGCACTTTCTAACAAGTGA
- the LOC102222591 gene encoding rho guanine nucleotide exchange factor 19-like isoform X2 produces MSEQTACMALKTTLQTIWSLIWSKAMKVILGFLIWKITFMEVVTTQTFLRITDVSSALKRTKQEQAWDLLSPLLDLHTCPESQKDDSSLPDEGNLEEGEASSDEELQSVTFQSKYINICPLYQDYSLQAIGDGIQRLKSGLLSDLGKSESVYGLFSYLRASNHLESESSFLTPVSTSPTSPAFFHGRRSALRRHSHFGVVSPHQSADSISTESCSNGRAFTLSIAKRLEFEDPSPTQPPSIRLTSCTLWQDLEEVKASGLPNILTPKEIDLQESMFELIVSEVSYLKSLGVLVNHFYASKVLKKTMSTMEHHTLFCNIRHVMEANTKFLLDLEARLGESLTIFQVGDIVLQHCGTFKRHYVPYVINMTYQESLVNQLMQQNKNFVYVLKKLERDPVCQKQGLKSFLILPFQRITRIKLLLESILKLTEPDSEAASNLSKAIKGIHEIVLECDQKVEKMKRLEELIRLETLMDFDDIKLVPLVKSTRFLVLHGPLDTVVTYGSKLSTVRIYLHLFNDLLIISSKKYERFAVLDYAVFPEHVTVLANKVLGLPVDSFLLNLSQSQIGPPTAIILIASKSFEKEVWIKALSNK; encoded by the exons ATGTCCGAGCAGACGGCATGTATGGCTTTAAAAACGACGCTGCAGACAATCTGGAGCCTGATTTGGAGCAAGGCAATGAAAGTCATATTGGGTTTTCTAATCTGGAAAATAACTTTCATGGAAGTGGTGACAACGCAGACCTTCCTGAGGATTACAG ATGTGTCTTCAGCTCTGAAACGCACCAAACAGGAACAGGCGTGGGATTTGCTGAGTCCTTTATTAGACCTACACACTTGCCCTGAATCTCAAAAGGATGATTCATCTTTACCTGACGAGGGGAATCTGGAAGAAGG GGAAGCAAGTTCAGATGAGGAATTGCAGAGTGTGACATTCCAGTCAAAGTACATCAATATTT gccCTTTGTATCAGGACTACTCCCTGCAGGCTATCGGAGACGGGATTCAAAGACTCAAAAGCGGGCTTTTGTCAGACCTGGGCAAATCTGAGTCCGTTTATggtctgttttcatatttgaggGCTAGCAACCATTTAGAGAGCGAGTCTTCTTTTCTGACCCCTGTCTCGACTTCACCTACATCTCCAGCTTTTTTTCACGGTCGGCGGTCTGCTTTGAGACGCCACAGCCACTTTGGAGTAGTATCCCCTCATCAGTCTGCTGATTCAATCTCAACCGAGTCTTGTTCTAATGGACGAGCTTTTACCTTAAGCATCGCAAAGCGTTTGGAGTTTGAGGATCCATCCCCAACTCAACCACCCAGTATTAGATTGACTTCTTGCACACTCTGGCAAGACTTGGAAGAGGTGAAAGCTTCTGGTCTGCCCAACATCTTGACACCCAAAGAGATTGACCTTCAGGAG TCCATGTTTGAGCTGATCGTCTCTGAAGTGTCTTACTTGAAGAGTCTCGGCGTCCTTGTCAACCATTTCTACGCATCTAAGGTGCTGAAGAAGACGATGTCCACAATGGAGCATCATACTTTGTTTTGCAACATCCGACATGTGATGGAAGCAAATACAAA ATTCCTTCTGGATCTGGAAGCTCGACTGGGAGAGAGCCTGACCATATTTCAAGTTGGTGACATTGTGCTGCAACACTGTGGAACCTTTAAGCGACACTATGTCCCATATGTGATCAACATGACGTATCAGGAGTCACTTGTCAACCAGCTGAT gcagcaaaacaaaaactttgtgtATGTTCTGAAGAAGCTTGAAAGGGACCCGGTTTGTCAAAAACAAGGACTGAAATCATTCCTGATTCTCCCATTTCAGAGAATAACGCGTATTAAACTTCTACTGGAG AGCATCTTAAAATTGACCGAGCCAGATTCTGAAGCAGCTTCAAATCTCTCAAAGGCCATAAAAGGCATCCATGAG ATTGTGTTGGAGTGTGACCAGAAGGTGGAAAAGATGAAACGCTTGGAGGAACTGATCCGCCTGGAAACGTTGATGGACTTTGATGACATTAAG TTGGTTCCTCTGGTGAAAAGCACACGCTTTCTGGTCCTCCACGGACCCCTGGACACTGTGGTGACCTATGGGTCAAAACTGTCAACAGTCAGGATCTACCTCCACCTCTTCAATGACCTCTTGATCATCTCCTCAAAAAA GTATGAACGCTTCGCTGTGCTGGATTATGCCGTCTTCCCTGAACATGTAACTGTGTTGGCGAATAAAGTTCTGGGACTTCCTGTGGATTCTTTCCTATTAAATCTGTCTCAGAGTCAGATAGGACCGCCAACTGCCATTATATTGATTGCAAGTAAAAG CTTTGAGAAAGAAGTATGGATAAAAGCACTTTCTAACAAGTGA
- the LOC102222591 gene encoding rho guanine nucleotide exchange factor 19-like isoform X3 has translation MYGFKNDAADNLEPDLEQGNESHIGFSNLENNFHGSGDNADLPEDYSLDVSSALKRTKQEQAWDLLSPLLDLHTCPESQKDDSSLPDEGNLEEGEASSDEELQSVTFQSKYINICPLYQDYSLQAIGDGIQRLKSGLLSDLGKSESVYGLFSYLRASNHLESESSFLTPVSTSPTSPAFFHGRRSALRRHSHFGVVSPHQSADSISTESCSNGRAFTLSIAKRLEFEDPSPTQPPSIRLTSCTLWQDLEEVKASGLPNILTPKEIDLQESMFELIVSEVSYLKSLGVLVNHFYASKVLKKTMSTMEHHTLFCNIRHVMEANTKFLLDLEARLGESLTIFQVGDIVLQHCGTFKRHYVPYVINMTYQESLVNQLMQQNKNFVYVLKKLERDPVCQKQGLKSFLILPFQRITRIKLLLESILKLTEPDSEAASNLSKAIKGIHEIVLECDQKVEKMKRLEELIRLETLMDFDDIKLVPLVKSTRFLVLHGPLDTVVTYGSKLSTVRIYLHLFNDLLIISSKKYERFAVLDYAVFPEHVTVLANKVLGLPVDSFLLNLSQSQIGPPTAIILIASKSFEKEVWIKALSNK, from the exons ATGTATGGCTTTAAAAACGACGCTGCAGACAATCTGGAGCCTGATTTGGAGCAAGGCAATGAAAGTCATATTGGGTTTTCTAATCTGGAAAATAACTTTCATGGAAGTGGTGACAACGCAGACCTTCCTGAGGATTACAG TCTAGATGTGTCTTCAGCTCTGAAACGCACCAAACAGGAACAGGCGTGGGATTTGCTGAGTCCTTTATTAGACCTACACACTTGCCCTGAATCTCAAAAGGATGATTCATCTTTACCTGACGAGGGGAATCTGGAAGAAGG GGAAGCAAGTTCAGATGAGGAATTGCAGAGTGTGACATTCCAGTCAAAGTACATCAATATTT gccCTTTGTATCAGGACTACTCCCTGCAGGCTATCGGAGACGGGATTCAAAGACTCAAAAGCGGGCTTTTGTCAGACCTGGGCAAATCTGAGTCCGTTTATggtctgttttcatatttgaggGCTAGCAACCATTTAGAGAGCGAGTCTTCTTTTCTGACCCCTGTCTCGACTTCACCTACATCTCCAGCTTTTTTTCACGGTCGGCGGTCTGCTTTGAGACGCCACAGCCACTTTGGAGTAGTATCCCCTCATCAGTCTGCTGATTCAATCTCAACCGAGTCTTGTTCTAATGGACGAGCTTTTACCTTAAGCATCGCAAAGCGTTTGGAGTTTGAGGATCCATCCCCAACTCAACCACCCAGTATTAGATTGACTTCTTGCACACTCTGGCAAGACTTGGAAGAGGTGAAAGCTTCTGGTCTGCCCAACATCTTGACACCCAAAGAGATTGACCTTCAGGAG TCCATGTTTGAGCTGATCGTCTCTGAAGTGTCTTACTTGAAGAGTCTCGGCGTCCTTGTCAACCATTTCTACGCATCTAAGGTGCTGAAGAAGACGATGTCCACAATGGAGCATCATACTTTGTTTTGCAACATCCGACATGTGATGGAAGCAAATACAAA ATTCCTTCTGGATCTGGAAGCTCGACTGGGAGAGAGCCTGACCATATTTCAAGTTGGTGACATTGTGCTGCAACACTGTGGAACCTTTAAGCGACACTATGTCCCATATGTGATCAACATGACGTATCAGGAGTCACTTGTCAACCAGCTGAT gcagcaaaacaaaaactttgtgtATGTTCTGAAGAAGCTTGAAAGGGACCCGGTTTGTCAAAAACAAGGACTGAAATCATTCCTGATTCTCCCATTTCAGAGAATAACGCGTATTAAACTTCTACTGGAG AGCATCTTAAAATTGACCGAGCCAGATTCTGAAGCAGCTTCAAATCTCTCAAAGGCCATAAAAGGCATCCATGAG ATTGTGTTGGAGTGTGACCAGAAGGTGGAAAAGATGAAACGCTTGGAGGAACTGATCCGCCTGGAAACGTTGATGGACTTTGATGACATTAAG TTGGTTCCTCTGGTGAAAAGCACACGCTTTCTGGTCCTCCACGGACCCCTGGACACTGTGGTGACCTATGGGTCAAAACTGTCAACAGTCAGGATCTACCTCCACCTCTTCAATGACCTCTTGATCATCTCCTCAAAAAA GTATGAACGCTTCGCTGTGCTGGATTATGCCGTCTTCCCTGAACATGTAACTGTGTTGGCGAATAAAGTTCTGGGACTTCCTGTGGATTCTTTCCTATTAAATCTGTCTCAGAGTCAGATAGGACCGCCAACTGCCATTATATTGATTGCAAGTAAAAG CTTTGAGAAAGAAGTATGGATAAAAGCACTTTCTAACAAGTGA